In Leptolyngbya sp. O-77, the genomic window TTTGCTGAGGCGGTACGTGGGGCAGCAGAGTGCTGGAATTGTCTCTGGAATTGTCTCTGGAATTGATTCTGAGCCTTGAAGATCAGCCATCCAGAGGTTCCGTTTGTCCCCATCTGTACCCATTTGGTGTTTGATACAAGTGTACTATATCATTGCCATCCAAATTTTGGATCAGGCGATCGCCCCCATTGACCCTACCCCACATCACCAAACGCGCCAAAGCCAGCGCCCTAGCAGTACAGACGCACTCTGAAAAAGTTTGAGAAAGTTTGAAAAAATGTAAACCGACCGGGGAACTGGGGTCAGGCGCTAGGGCCTAACGGCGGCTTGGTTGCGCCAGCGTTCACGGCTCCAGCGTTCACCGCTCCAGCATTTACTGCTCCAGCATTTACTGCTCCGGCATTTACCTTACCAACGCAGTGATCGACCCACGCCAGGATTTCTCGATTGACTCGGTCGGCGCACTCGTCGTAAGGACAGTGGCCCGCATCGGGCAGTTCAATCAGCTTTAGCCTGGGATTCATGGCCGGAAGCTGACGACCCCATCCCAGTGGGATTACACGGTCTTTTTCTCCCCACAGCAGCAGGATCGGCAAATCGACCGCTTGCAGCAAGGCTTTTGTATTCGGGCTAAAGTCTGTTTGGGTGCGGGCCTGCACCAGCCGACAGAGGACTTTCGCTGCGCCGCGATCGCCCGCCGGAATGGCGAAGCTTTGCACCAGTTCGTCGGTAATGGCTTCGGGGTTAGCATAAACTGCTCGCAGCACCGAGCGAATCACGCCCGGTCGCCGAATTAGGCTGAACAACGGCTTTAGCAGCAGCGGCGACGAGAAGAAAGATTCAATTTCGCCCACGAAGCCCTGTAGCTTTCCGGGCAATAGCTCCTGGCGAGATGCAGGCAACGTGAGCAGGATCAACCCCTGAACCAGGGCAGGCTCAGCAGCGGCGATCGCCAGCGCCACGAGCGCCCCCAGCGAATGCCCCACCAGCACCACCGGCCGCCCCACAATCTCGCGGCAAAAGTCCCGCACCTGCGCCATCCACAGGTCTACTTTGTAATTTGCCGCCCCTTTTTCCGACGCACCAAACCCCAGCAAATCCAGCGCATAGACCGTGTGATGCTGGCTCAGCGGCTCCAGGTTCAGCCGCCACTGGGTCAGCGCTGCCCCGAACCCATGCAGGAATACAATCGGCACGGCATCCGGCGCAGGGGTTTGCGCCCTTAGATAGGTATAGCGAATCTGCCAGCCGCGCCATGCCCAGTCGCGCTGGGAGCCAAGCTGCGTGTGCCAGGGAAGCTGCGGAGACAAAGCAGGCATAGCGATCGCTAATGGAAACAACCTCCTCTTCATGCTATAGCAAGGGGTCAAGGGTTAGGGGTCAGGAGTCACGAGCGAAGCAGTACAGTATTCTGGTAGGTGCTTGGCGTTGAACCCAAGAAAACACCGAATCTGAGCTTGATTGGGGAGAGTCCGTTTTGCTTCAGACTGCTCCCAGACTCATCTTTCCCAAGCCCTACCGCTCCCAGGATGCATCACCGCCCGACGCTATGAGCCTCTGCATCAATCCCCAATGCGCTGAACCCAATCACCCCAGCAACGACGGCAGCCGCTTTTGCCAAAGCTGCGGGTCGGATCTGGTGCTGCGGGAGCGCTATCGCGTTATGCGGCTGATTAGCGACAAAAGCGGTTTTGGTCAGGTGTATGAAGCCTACGAGCGGAATGTACCCAAAATCCTGAAGGTGCTGAAGGAAATCCACAGCGGCCACAGCAAAGCCGTCGCCCTGTTTCGGCGAGAGGCCGTAGTGCTGAGCCAGTTGCGCCATCCGGGTGTGCCTGCGATTGAGCCAGACGGCTATTTCCAGTTTTTGCCACGCGGCAGCGAGTCGCCGCTGCACTGCATCATCATGGAAAAAATTGACGGGCCTAACCTGCGAGAATGGATGCGGCAGCAGGGCAACCACGGCATCAGCGAGGCGCAGGCGCGAAAGTGGATGCGACAACTGACGGAGGTGCTGCACTTGGTGCATGAGCGCAACTATTTTCACCGGGATATTAAGCCCGAAAATATTATGCTGCGGTCGAATGGGCAGTTGGTGTTGGTGGACTTTGGCGCAGTGCGCGAGATGACGGCGACTTATCTGGCACAACTGGGCGGTTCCGAAGGCGTAACCCGCATTAGCTCCGCAGGCTACACGCCGCCAGAGCAGGAAAAGGGGCAGGCTGTGCCCCAGTCCGATTTTTATGCCCTGGGGTGGACGTTTATTTACCTGCTGACCGGGAAGCAACCGACCGATCCTGATATTTACAATCCCCACGACAATAGCTTCCGCTGGCGGCAGTTTGCTCCGCAGGTGTCGGAGCCGTTTGCCGACTTTATCGACCGCCTGATTGCGCCCAAAGCGAGCGATCGCCCCACCAGCACCCGCGAAATCCTGGAAGATCTGGCGGCGATCGCCCCTCCCAGCAACCTGCCCCGCGTCCAAGGGCTGGCTTCATTACCCCCAGAAAATATCTCCTCACCCAAGACGACCGAGCTTCAGCCTGCACAGACTCATTCTCAGCGCACCACACTCCGCTGGAAGCGTCCCTGGTTCTGGGGCAGTGCAGCAGCGCTGCTGATTGGGCTGGCGGGCTGGGGTGGCTGGCAAGTTTATCAGCGTTCTAGCGGTGGAACCGTTGCCGTACAGTCGCTCGTCTCTAGCGCTAGCTTGGCAGAACATACCGGATTCATTAATCACGGAGTGTTTACTCCGGACGGGCAGCAGCTCATTACCTGTGGCGCAGACCAGCAAATCATCGTGTGGGACGTGGCAACGGGGCAACCCCTCCGCACGCTCAAGGGACATAGCAGCTACGTGAACGTGGTCGCGCTGAGCGGCAATGGGCAAACGCTGGTGAGCGGCGGCGCAGATAATCAAGTCCTAATTTGGGATTTGCCCAGCGGCACAATCCGACATACGCTGACCGGTCACACGAACGCAATAAACGCACTGGCGATCGCCTCGGATGGAACACTGATCAGCGGCAGTGCGGATAGCACAGTGCGAACCTGGAACCTGGCAACCGGACAGCCAATTCACACCCTGGAAGGACACAAAGGGTTCATCAATGCGATTGCTGTTAGCCCTGATGCCCGCACAATTGTTAGTGGCGGTACAGATTCAGATATCATCGCTTGGGATCTGGAGACTGGAACGCCACTGCGAACGTTTACAGGATTTACAGGAGCCATCAATGCGATCGCCCTTACGCCGGATGGAGTCGAGGTGCTGGCGGGCGGCACAGATCGAACAATCTATCGCTGGAACCTGGAGACAGGCGAACTGGGCAAACCGCTGACGGGTTCGGCTGGGTTTATCAACATGCTGGCAGTGCGCGGCGACGGCAGAACCTTGCTCAGCAGCGATGCCGAAGGGCAACTGACGCTGTGGAATTTGGTAACCGGAAAACCCACTCACATCTTTGCCGGCGAGGGAGCGCCCCTCGACCATGCGATCGCCAGCCCCGACTGGAGAACCATCGCCACGGGCAAAGGGTTCCGCACGGTACGTCTGTGGCAGCTTCCAGACGACGTGTTTTAGACATTTTCCAGACAATTTCAGACGTTTTTTAAATTTTGAATCTGGGTTGATCAATCCGACCCAATCTCTGCTAAAGTTCCACCCTTTAGTAGCTGTTTTTTAATACTTTGGCAGGAGAATTATGCTTTACACCGACTACGCCACGCTCACCCTGTCCTCGCCCAATCTGGCACGGTTGCGGCAGTTCTACCGGACGCTCCTCAACATCGCTCCATCGTTCGAGTTTCCCAACACCTACGTCGAATTCCAGATCGGTCTGTTTCGGTTTGGCATCTTTCAGCCCAAACAGGAACATGCCGGAGAATTCGCTGCCTCCCACAGCGGCGCAATGAGCCTGTGCCTGGAGGTAGATAACCTGGAGCAGGCGATCGCCGCTGTAGAGGCTGCCCATAGCGCGATCGCCGCCGCCCCCCCACGCCCCGCCAGCCCCATCATTACTGACTTCCACGGTCGCGAAGCCTACGCCTACGACCCCGACGGCAACCGCCTCATTCTGCACGAGTCAGGGCATCCCGCAACGTTCTGAGCCTTGCATCAGCCTTGAAGACGAGACGGATCGCTCTGGTTCGTCTTCAAGGCTGGTGGTTTCATCAGCGGGCGATCGCCTATGCCGAGCGGCGGGCGGGTAGTGCCAGGTTGCCGCTTCCGTTGCCGCCCATTGTGCTGCTTAGCACCTTACCGTTGCGATTCAGGTGGCCGCTGGCAGAAGGAGTCGGCTGGGGCGGCTCCTCCGGCAAGAGAAATTCGCGGATGAACCGGGCTGCGGCCCGCTGGGCCAGCCCGCCTGCAATCTGCTGGCCCATGCGCTGAGTTTCAGGACGCAGCAGCAGATTTGGCACCACAGGGAGAAGCTGAATCGGGTCAAATCCGGGCGTATCGCGCAGAATGTTGAGAATACGGCTCAGGTGTTCCAGGTTTTGCGACTCGGCAGGGGGCGGCGCGGAACCGTTGCCCAGACCGATGCGATCGCGCAGAGTGGCAGTCAGCCGCTGCATCGTCATCTGCCCATAGCCGTCAATCCCTTTGACAATCTCCTCCACCAGATACTCGCGAATAAACTCGCCGCGCTCAGAAAACAGGAAGTTTAGCGCCTGATCCACCGCATAGTTCAGGTCATAATCTGGGCTGTCCTTAGCGTTCTTCAGCAGGTTTTCCAGACGATTCCAGCGGAAGCTGCCGTCTTTGAACAGCAAATCCTTAAGCGAGGAGCGGAGTTCTGGCGACGGATCGGTTAGCAAGCGCTTAGCAATATAAGGATAGGCCTTGCTCAGCACCTTGAAATTGGGATCCACGTTGATAGCGATGCCTTCCAACGTCACCAGCGACCGGATAATCAGTGCGTAGTAGGCAGGCACGCGGAACGGATAGTCGTACATCACCTGGGAAAGCTGGTCGGTGATGCTCTTGAAGTTCAGTTCGGCGACGCTCGACCCCAGCGCGTTGCTAAAGACCGCAGCCAGTGCCGGAATAATCGGGGTCAAGTCGGT contains:
- a CDS encoding WD40 repeat domain-containing serine/threonine-protein kinase codes for the protein MLQTAPRLIFPKPYRSQDASPPDAMSLCINPQCAEPNHPSNDGSRFCQSCGSDLVLRERYRVMRLISDKSGFGQVYEAYERNVPKILKVLKEIHSGHSKAVALFRREAVVLSQLRHPGVPAIEPDGYFQFLPRGSESPLHCIIMEKIDGPNLREWMRQQGNHGISEAQARKWMRQLTEVLHLVHERNYFHRDIKPENIMLRSNGQLVLVDFGAVREMTATYLAQLGGSEGVTRISSAGYTPPEQEKGQAVPQSDFYALGWTFIYLLTGKQPTDPDIYNPHDNSFRWRQFAPQVSEPFADFIDRLIAPKASDRPTSTREILEDLAAIAPPSNLPRVQGLASLPPENISSPKTTELQPAQTHSQRTTLRWKRPWFWGSAAALLIGLAGWGGWQVYQRSSGGTVAVQSLVSSASLAEHTGFINHGVFTPDGQQLITCGADQQIIVWDVATGQPLRTLKGHSSYVNVVALSGNGQTLVSGGADNQVLIWDLPSGTIRHTLTGHTNAINALAIASDGTLISGSADSTVRTWNLATGQPIHTLEGHKGFINAIAVSPDARTIVSGGTDSDIIAWDLETGTPLRTFTGFTGAINAIALTPDGVEVLAGGTDRTIYRWNLETGELGKPLTGSAGFINMLAVRGDGRTLLSSDAEGQLTLWNLVTGKPTHIFAGEGAPLDHAIASPDWRTIATGKGFRTVRLWQLPDDVF
- a CDS encoding alpha/beta fold hydrolase, with protein sequence MPALSPQLPWHTQLGSQRDWAWRGWQIRYTYLRAQTPAPDAVPIVFLHGFGAALTQWRLNLEPLSQHHTVYALDLLGFGASEKGAANYKVDLWMAQVRDFCREIVGRPVVLVGHSLGALVALAIAAAEPALVQGLILLTLPASRQELLPGKLQGFVGEIESFFSSPLLLKPLFSLIRRPGVIRSVLRAVYANPEAITDELVQSFAIPAGDRGAAKVLCRLVQARTQTDFSPNTKALLQAVDLPILLLWGEKDRVIPLGWGRQLPAMNPRLKLIELPDAGHCPYDECADRVNREILAWVDHCVGKVNAGAVNAGAVNAGAVNAGAVNAGATKPPLGPSA
- a CDS encoding VOC family protein, which produces MLYTDYATLTLSSPNLARLRQFYRTLLNIAPSFEFPNTYVEFQIGLFRFGIFQPKQEHAGEFAASHSGAMSLCLEVDNLEQAIAAVEAAHSAIAAAPPRPASPIITDFHGREAYAYDPDGNRLILHESGHPATF